A window of Gossypium hirsutum isolate 1008001.06 chromosome D13, Gossypium_hirsutum_v2.1, whole genome shotgun sequence genomic DNA:
TAGCCCAATGTGTACGTTACAAGGACATTGAATGTTTCGCCCTCGTTGATGCTTTcgtatgttattatttttaaagaggcAGGCCATTGAGAATTGAACACGGGgtatatagtttttaaaatatataaaactggATATCAAAATCTCACATCAACCCAAGTCCCTAATTGCTTCAGGAAGAGGACATCGCATAACACAAAAAATGGGTGTGCGGTTAAAACTTCAACCATTGATTGCCTCTATTCTTTGTTTTATTCATCTGTGAAGTTAGCAGCCATTGATGACATACATGCCAATTGAAAATGAGTGATTGGTTCCCGACACTGAAATTTGAGATATGCTCTCAGTGACTTCCTGTGTTCACAGAAGATGCTTCTTTGTCACCAGTCCCTACGTTGTTTGTGTTCGTGTAAACCCTCgaatgtataaaaaaaaaaaaacctaatccttttatttatgttaatCAAATTAGGCATGGCATAGCATGCGTGAGATATGCACATAAACATTACCATGAGAACTGAAAGTCAAAGAGTGGTATATGCAGCTTtatatcattcaattttctaATCATGAAATCCAATAACATACACGACATCGTTCAATACctaaaattcaaaaagaattaGCCACAAGAATGGCCTGCCTGCACCTAGCTTTAGCTTGTTCAAGCCTCTCACTCAAGGTCTCATCTTTCACAGCAGCTTTCACCATAGCCAAATCCATTTCCATCAACTTCAATACCCTAAACAACTCCGTCACCATCCTATCTTCCACTTCCCCTTCATCCCTCAAAACCTCCGCTTCTTCCCTCGCTCTTTCCGCCACGATTTCCCCTGCTTTCGCCATCAGTTCCGTCGACCCAAACTCTCTCCCCATCAACCCTTCCAGCTTCTCCAAAAAATCCATTATCACGTACCCTTTGGGTTTCTCCAAGTTAATCTCCTTCGTCCTCCTCCATCCCACCTCGAAATTCGGCGGTTCCGGTTTTGCGATGTCGGGTCTCGACCTTCTTTCTCGGACGATTTCCGATCGTCTTCGTTTCTCGATGGGGAAACTTTCTGGACTTGTGGTGGTTTCGTGGGAGATTGGAGATGGGAAATCCGATTGAGATGATTCTGAGGTTGGGGAAGTGCATTTGATGGGGAAGTGTAATGTTTTTGATGGGTTATTGGAGATTGATGAGAGGTTTGATGTATGGTTATGGAGAAGGTTTGGGGGAGAAAGGAAGTGAAGCAGAGTGGAAGCCATGGCAGAATTTTGTAAAACCAGACTGCAGTGAAGAAGATAAGGATGTTAAATATTGTATAGGCCAATTGCGGTTTGCTGCAGAAGATATTTGCAAAAATATCCGCTGCAGTTCggataatttctttttatttccaataaatttagttaattttttatttaaatttaattatactaAAACTTTTATAAGGCACTTAGGTTGATTCATAAATCCTAAATATAGACTTAAAACCAACATGGAGAAgacaaaaaaatacatatatttatgttAATTATGGAATATTATACCATCATTAGTGaaagctaaaagaaaaaaaagaatgaaattgCATCTCTATCTCTaatgttatataaaaatatttaaattactcaGATATAATTAAAGTTACACTCTTAATGtcgctcaatgactaaaatgtaacaaacCGATACCATTAGTTACCATATCAtaacttttaataatattaatgatcatatcataattttttaaattttagtgaccaaaatgtaatttaaacTAATATATAACTTTAACCTATATGTAAATTAATAAGTGAGTAAATTTTGATAATTCAATTATAATGTTTTTAAGGATATTTGTAGCgactcaattttataaaaaaaaaatttattttagctcTATATTGTTTTTGTCTCTCTTAgcacttgtattttttttgtcaaactaTCCAATACATATGGATTATCATATAGATGATAAGTCggcatttaattaaatttaaattttttataatttaaattatttttaatttttaaaagtagtttttataattttttgaaattttaaattttaaaaaattaatttagattctaatttaaatttgatatgCTGAACTTTTATTTTAGGATAAATTGCATCTAAAGCCACTAaaatattagtaagtttatgttttgggttactcaacttcaaaaaattataaaatgattactaaactatttgaaagttttcatttaagttatagGATGTTAAAATTGTTATCATATGACTTTCTTTGTTTACATTACTTACACTAATCGAAAACTCTTCTTTCCAATCTTTTCTATAGTTcagtttttcataaaatatttttttcgatCTCTGATACTAGCTATCAGATCAATTTGGATCTAAAGTACGTTTTTCTACTCGCCAATGGATACTAATCTACTGTACCGATCATCAAATTGTCACTAtccagactttaaaaaaaaatcttaatagctcaataacttaaataaaaacttttaaataattcaatgacttaaataaaaatattcaaatagttTAGccaccattttataatttttgaagttgagtacaaaatgaaaattaccacctttattatattataagttttcgtatgatataatttatttaagttaaaaaacAGCTGAAAGTGAAAGTGTGAAACTCAATTGGAACTAAAACCTTGGATTTTGTGCTGCCGGGAAACCAAAGTTTGAAAGCGGCAATGGCAAAGACGCCGATAGGGCTAGAACCAGTGGTGGGATCCCTGTCATCCTCTAAGAAGAAAGAATACAGAGTCACTAATCGACTCCAAGAGGGCAAACGCCCCCTGTACGCCGTCGTTTTCAACTTCATCGACTCTCGTTACTTCAACGTTTTTGCTACAGTCGGTGGTAATCGGGTAGGTCTTGTCTTTTTGGGTACCCTTTTTCCTATGATTTAATGGGTTTCTTTTTATCTTGCCttttaacacttaatttttcTGCATCAATTTGCTTAGTGAAAGGTCCAGTTTTTGAGAAGCTGTTATTAATTACTTCAATCTCCGAAGCTTTACTTTAGCTGTTTGCACTTCTTTCCTTAAGGAAAACCTTTTTTTGGGGGGGCTAAATTTCATGAATGAATTAACCCTTTTTGATATTTTGTTGTTTAGGATTACCCAGATGTTCTGTTCTTTTCTGAAGTCTTTCCCTTTCagtattcatttttattttggattctTATTTTGAttagaaaattttcaatcttTACCAGTTTTGTTTGCTTTTCTACCACCCTGATCCATCCATTGAAGTGATGTTAGTGATTGTTAATTTGCCCTTTTGTTTACAGGTGACGGTATACCAATGCCTCGAAGGAGGTGTTATAGCTGTTTTGCAGTCTTATGTTGATGAAGATGTAAGAAACAGCACTTCGATTGTATTTCTTTCTTCCATTAAAGTTTTCTTATTGATTCATTGCCTCATTCCGTGTGCTTTGTAGATCAGAAGGATGAGTCTTTCTACACTGTAAGTTGGGCCTGCAACATTGATGGTACACCATTTGTGGTTGCTGGAGGTATTAATGGCATAATCCGTGTAATTGATGCGAGCAATGAGAAAATACACGAGGTATCATCCTTAATCAgatatgttatttttatgtcCATTCTCTATTGTTGAAAACTGCTATTGTTATAGTGTATTTATACCTAGTTTTTTTTCATTCCATTGCATGGATGTGTATGTGCAGAGTTTTGTTGGACATGGTGACTCTATAAACGAAATCAGGACTCAGCCACTGAAACCATCACTTATAGTGTCTGCAAGCAAAGTAAGCGTCAAAACATTTGCTTGGCAACTGTTTGCTTTATCAAATGGCTAACATTTGAAATTGGAGCAGGATGAATCGGTTAGATTGTGGAATGTTCATACTGGAATCTGCATTCTGATATTTGCTGGAGCCGGGGGACACCGCAATGAAGTTTTGAGTGTGGTAGGTGCAGAGAATATTGAGTTATCGTGTTGTTGTCTTTTCCCTGGAGAACGGGACTATGTCATATAATGTTTGCTATGTTTTCTACTTCCATATTTTCCACTAATTGTATAATGTTTGCTATGTTTATGATGGCTATTGTAGGATTTCCATCCTTCAGACATATATCGAATTGCAAGTTGCGGGATGGACAACACTGTAAAGATTTGGTCAATGAAAGGTACGATTGTGACTGTCATCAGAGTGGgttgtttttattgtttttggtGGCAACAAACTAATGTATCTGATATAATTGGAGCATTAGAGTGAGAACTAGGGATTCCAAGATTTTTATCAATAAAGGATGGTTATATGTTGTCTAGGACCTTGGCTTTTTGGGATTCTGGGGTGAGTTGGAACTGTTGGATCTGAGGTTAGATATTGTCTAGCATCAAAAAGAATTGAGTGACGTTATGATTGTCGGGAAGGTGATTTCATGCAAGAATTAGCATCGAGTAAACACCAGTTCAGGCATTCACTCCTTTCTGTCATGTTATTAATCTTTCTGCAGAGTTCTGGACTTATGTGGAGAAATCATTCACATGGACGGATCTTCCTTCAAAATTTCCAACAAAATACGTACAATTCCCTGTGAGTagcttcttcttcatcttctcgATGTAAATCATGACTGTTGCTCTAATATTGTATCTATTATTTTCAGGTGTTCTTAGCTTCAGTTCATTCAAATTATGTGGACTGTAATCGGTGGCTTGGAGATTTCATTCTGTCAAAGGTAAACTATTTGCTCTATATATTGTTATATTATCTTCCGTGGAGAGCTTGAATTTGATTTAATGAGAATTGCCTCATCGTTTTGTTGCATTCTCAGATAAGTACCTTGAGCTAttttgtgaagtatatttgaacaGCCTTTGCGGACATGACTTGCCAAAGTATAAACTGAAGGCAGTTTTTGGATGTCTTACTTTAAATTGTTATTTACATCCCCTTTCCTTTTTGCTAAGGTTGTGCTTGGGTACTCAAAATTAAGATATAAGATGAAAAGCACTTATTTTGCATGTCACTTTAACCATTAGGTCATCTTCGAAATGGCATCTTATCTTCTTTAAGAAATCAAGTTACATTGTTAGAGAATAGAGATGCAGCATTTATGAAAATCCCTTCTTAAAGTTAGGACACTTATAATTTACTAGTGGAAAGTTCAAGTTGAAGTTCTCTTATGAAACTTTCCTAGAGCTTGTTACTGTAAATCATGTATGTTGTTTTGTTACTTGGTCTTGGGTATGAGTGTTGGACATGGTTATGTATCCAGCATGGGTTAGTTcaacttctctctctctctcttgctCTCGGAATTTTATATGTCACTGGGGTGTACAAGTTGCTGTGTTGTGTAATTGCAGAGTGTTGACAACGAAATAGTGCTATGGGAACCAAAGATGAAGGAGCAATCTCCAGGAGAGGTCTGAACATAAAATTCTGTCTGTTTCTCTTTCTGTTTATTGTTACAGATATGTATCTTTCCCAGAAACTCCCAACTTCTGCAACAACAATGAACTTCATGATGTTTCGTGTTTTAGGGAACGGCTGACATCCTTCAAAAGTACCCTGTCCCGGAGTGCGACATTTGGTTCATCAAATTTTCTTGTGACTTTCATTACAATGCTGCTGCTATAGGTATATAGAAGTCCTAGTGCTTTCTATTTTTCGTTTCTGAACgtgaataatattagtaataacaGCATAATCACTTGTTGAGTTACAACTATTGTTCTTACCTATCTGATTATTGCTCGCGCATTCTTTTGGTCTCCCGAACAAATCCCGCATTTTGATAATCTACTGCTAAAGCTTGTACTCATTTATAAGTTTTGTCGGACGTGCCAGGGAATCGAGAAGGCAAGATTTTTGTCTGGGAACTGCAAAGTAGCCCTCCTGTTCTCATTGCCAGGTTTGCTTGATTTGCTCTCATCGGGCACTACAAGGAAATTCTTCCTTTATATATTTAATAGTCATTCTTATTTTGTCTTTCCGGTAG
This region includes:
- the LOC107918688 gene encoding uncharacterized protein, with the translated sequence MASTLLHFLSPPNLLHNHTSNLSSISNNPSKTLHFPIKCTSPTSESSQSDFPSPISHETTTSPESFPIEKRRRSEIVRERRSRPDIAKPEPPNFEVGWRRTKEINLEKPKGYVIMDFLEKLEGLMGREFGSTELMAKAGEIVAERAREEAEVLRDEGEVEDRMVTELFRVLKLMEMDLAMVKAAVKDETLSERLEQAKARCRQAILVANSF
- the LOC107920781 gene encoding polycomb group protein FIE1 → MAKTPIGLEPVVGSLSSSKKKEYRVTNRLQEGKRPLYAVVFNFIDSRYFNVFATVGGNRVTVYQCLEGGVIAVLQSYVDEDKDESFYTVSWACNIDGTPFVVAGGINGIIRVIDASNEKIHESFVGHGDSINEIRTQPLKPSLIVSASKDESVRLWNVHTGICILIFAGAGGHRNEVLSVDFHPSDIYRIASCGMDNTVKIWSMKEFWTYVEKSFTWTDLPSKFPTKYVQFPVFLASVHSNYVDCNRWLGDFILSKSVDNEIVLWEPKMKEQSPGEGTADILQKYPVPECDIWFIKFSCDFHYNAAAIGNREGKIFVWELQSSPPVLIARLSHAQSKSPIRQTATSFDGSTILSCCEDGTIWRWDSVQTN